The following are encoded together in the Zonotrichia albicollis isolate bZonAlb1 chromosome 10, bZonAlb1.hap1, whole genome shotgun sequence genome:
- the LOC102068811 gene encoding basic helix-loop-helix transcription factor scleraxis, with protein sequence MRGGGGAAAAAGAGPARGRAGGAGRRRRARGGGGRRAAANARERHRTHSVNAAFGALRRLIPTRPADRRLSKVETLRLAASYISHLANVLLLQQRRQDGAGDAEQSCPQPCPQPCPQPCPQPCPQPVQPAQPCSPPGASAPRSICTFCLSDQRQRHREREKASPAPAVTGL encoded by the exons atgcggggcggcgggggcgcggcggcggcggcgggcgcggggccggcgcggggccgcgcggggggcgcggggcggcggcggcgggcgcggggcggcggcgggcggcgggcggcggccaACGCGCGGGAGCGGCACCGCACGCACAGCGTCAACGCGGCCTTCGGCGCCCTCCGCCGGCTCATCCCCACCCGCCCGGCCGACCGCCGCCTCTCCAAGGTGGAGACGCTGCGCCTGGCGGCCAGCTACATCTCGCACCTGGCcaacgtgctgctgctgcagcagcgccGGCAGGACGGGGCGGGGGATGCCGAGCAGTCGTGCCCGCAGCCTTGTCCACAGCCGTGCCCGCAGCCGTGCCCGCAGCCCTGTCCACAGCCCGTTCAGCCCGCTCAGCCCTGCTCGCCACCAGGTGCCTCCGCGCCCCGCTCCATCTGCACCTTCTGCCTCAGCGACCAGCGGCAGCGG CACcgagaaagagagaaagcatCACCTGCTCCAGCCGTAACCGGACTCTGA